The window CTGGGATTCAGCAGATTGAGGCATAATCCCATCAGATTTCGGAAAttcagcagggctggccttgctaGTATgtggaagggcaacctccaaggaatacagaggcaggcaatggcaaaatccGCCTCTGAAATTTCTCTTCCCTTaagaaaacaagtctagcttgccacctagtggtgtataatgctaaaagagctggaCTTtgtggctgccagacagtcttaggatctcctggttaCACTACACGCACTGCCATACGATAATTAATTCATTAACCACTCTGTGAAGCAGAACCACCAACAGCACCACTTACCAGGTACAAATATTTCAGTTTAGGCAAGTAAAGTCCCGCTGTGGTCTTGAGGCTGTTACTCCGCAACTCGAGCGTGTGCAGATTGGAAAGCTTGACGGGATCCAGTCCTGATATTTCCTCGATCTCGTTCCCTGAAGGCCAGAGGAAGAGAAAACGATTGTGACATTTATTCTCTCCAAAGCCTTTTACCAGAGGAAGGGTTTGatctttttgtttattttaacatTATTTTTGTCTTTTTGCCAACTGAGCTGCCAGAATTGCTTTCTGAAGGAGAAGGAtgttgtggagagagaaggaAACTCTCACCCTTGCCTCTTCTGTGGTTTCCTTACCTTCCTCTAACTACTTCTACAGGTACTTGTCTCCCccagacaggggtggccaaacttgcttaacgtaagagccacagagaataaatgtcagatgtttgagaaccacaaaacatgaacatcagatgatggagagcggcaggaaggaaggaaatagatggggaggtagaaagaaagcaactttaaatgcatttatcAGGCtgcgagccacagtttggccatccctgctccagAGGATAAAAACAgctccctttaagtgtgatggacagaactccctttggagttcaactatgcttgtcacacccttactcctgatTCCATTCCCAACGTCTCCAGATACTGCccgagtcggacttggcaaccctattggtaccgctcttgtcagatcttggatggAAGACggccaaggaagtctctgcagaggaaggtagtggcaaaccactgctgcttctcacttgccttgaaagatgcttgccagggttgccataagttggtagcaacttgacagcactttggtGAATCtactgaacatatgaaactgccttatactgaatcagacccttggtccatcaaagtcagtattgttttctcagactggcagcggctctccagggtctcaagctgaggtttttcacacctgtttgcctggacccttttttggagatgccagggattgaacctgggaccttctgcttcccaagcagatgctctaccactgagccaccgtccctccccatgataaTAATTATATTATATTCTGTTtctttgtaagttgctttgagtctctccctctttctctcctttgcCATTGAGTTGCAACCCCATagggcagcggtccccaacctttttggcaccagggaccagttttgtggaagacaatttttccacagactggggttGGGGGCAATGGTTTTGAGATGATACAatagtgcactttatttctattagtttggtgtattAGTTTGCTTGGTCTATTAGTTCTATTTGTTTGGTGCATTAGTTTTGGTCTATTagtttctattagtttggtgaagtgcgcagacttttatctgggagaacggggtttgatcccccactccttcacctgcagctgctggaatggccttgggttagccatagctctcacagagctgtccttgaaagggcagcttctgggagagctctctcagccccagccacctgacaggatgtctgttgtggggaggaaagtaaaggtgattgtgagccgctctgagactctgaaattcggagtggaggacaggatataaatccaatgacatCGTCGTCGTCatcctaattattattattactacattggaatatataatgaaataattacacaactcatggccccattgctaacaggccatggactgctaccagtccacagcctggggattggggacccctgctataaggttttcaaggcatgtgatgtttgccatttcctgcctctgcttagcaaccctggtattccttggtggccccccatccaaatactaaccagggctgcttAACTTCCCTGGTGAACCTGGTCAAAATATCCAGGATTCGAGTCTCTAGCTATGAGTAAAAAGATGGACTGAAATAGtacaaataagtaaataaaggTGGCCTAGAAATTTAccaaaatagatggaggaggaggacatagaatttataccctgtccttcactcagattctcagagtggcttacaatctccttccctttctctcccctcaacagacaccctgtgagataggcggggctgagagagctctttccagaactgctcttaagcGAACAGTTCTGTCGAGAACTTGTGgctaactcaaggtcacccagcagctgcatcaggagaagtggggaatcaaacccggttctcccagattacagtccgcgcacttaaccactataccaaactggctctaaagggaagggaaggaagtcatttaaaaaaaaaaaaaagaggaagaagaaaccaCAGCATGTCACTGAGCCGTAAGACTTTTTCCTCTCCATTTAGTGTGTGATGTTCATCCACTCACCTTTCAGGGTGAGGGTGGTCAGGCGCGGGTGATTAATGCCAATGGTATCCTTGATGCGGTTGCTGGCAAAACTGGCGATCTGGAGATAGGGCAGCTCATTGATGGCGGCACTGGTCAGCCGATTGTTGTCCACCTTCAGCCACAGCAAGTGGGTGAGGCATGACAAGGGAGACAGGTCTCGGAGCAGGTTGTCAGACAGGTCCACGTAGCGCAAGTGGATGAAGATCTGGATGAGGGTGATGTCCGTCaactccctgccacagaacatgggTGGGGAAAGATATTATTTGCCAAAACTTCTGCTCTAGCTTTCTGGAACTTCTGCCCAACCCAGGAAAGTTGGTGAAGGAACAGGATCTAAGGGTTGCCGactttgggttggaaaattcctggagattgggggagcgtgcctgggaagggcagggtttgtggtAGGGAGggaacctcagcaaggtataatgccacagagtctgccccccaaagcagccattttctcctggggaactgatctctatgatttgttattctgggagatctccaggcccttttttttttaaatcaggaactcctttgcatatcaggccacacaacccctgatgtagcagttctcctggagcttacagtaggccctctactaacagccctgtaagctctggaggattggctacatcaggggtgtgtggcctaatatgcaaaggagttcctgctacaaaaaaaaaagccctggagatctccaccAACTCAACTGtattttgggaaattcctggactttgggggcaatgcttgaaagggcagattttgGATTTGgggaatgtgatgccatagaaaccaccctccagagcagccattttcttcagaagaaTTAATCAGTAAAATCTGGAGATCAGTAGCAATTCTgggaatctccaggcctcacctggaggctggcaactctctaTATTAACCACACACTTACTTTTCTCTGGCCTCAAATTTCACAAAGGCGTGAGCCAAGCCATTGCCGGTTTTACACAAAAGCGAGAGGCCTTCCTTGAAGTGTTCCTCGGTGAGAGGGTTGGAGACGGGAGGCTGGGAAAGAAAGCAGACGCGGGAAAAAGCAAGATACCGGTGCTAAGATTATCCGGTTGCTCCCCTGATTCACTCCGTCCTTTTAGATTTGCCACTGACTCAgatgaggcagcagcagcagcatctcctacgtatctccctccctccttccgtctCCTTTTCTCCTCCCGCTGGTCTGTTTGTTACAGTGAAGCAGCTGGAAAAGCCCTGCTCAGGAAAACAGGCTGAGGAGAAGGGCAGGTTATGACATGTCTggaaaggtgggacagccaggaccggattaacaaataggccaagtaggcactggcctataggcccccacacctttaggggccttgGGTTGGtctaccctccccaccccccgttttCCCCTGgttgttaatgtttgttttgggtaataaaattggtttattaaAGTTGTTGGTTGGTAAAATtacaccaagtgtttttagaaagtgggcagggccagatgggTCTTTTTCCttgcaagacttctgattggccactggagatttgatgggctgcacagatttttttaaataacatcgctttgacagcagctgccactacagcacaaggGGCTTCATTGTGTTTCTGAAGATATGCCAGGTGGCTATTTTgtcggaattccaaaggtgtccacgtgctcagaaaggttggggacccctatcgTAGGCACACGCTCAAGTTTAAAACAGCCTCCCTCCTATTCTCTCCTGTCTAAGGAAAAAATTCATGAGGCTAAAAAGCCATTCACAGTAGATCGCTTGGTCCCCCTGGTCACAACTTCCTTTCCTTCACAATCCAATTAGGGTGGCCAGCcagcaggtggggcctggagattccctgcttttacaactgatctccaagctacagagatcagttcctttgttgaaaatggctgctttagagggtggactctatggcatggcaTCATATCAAGGTCCCTCCttttccaccctctccaggctccactcctgtaatctccaggtatttcccaacctagagctggccaCCCTAAATGCACTAAAGAGCAACAGAatacatccaataaacaatgcaacaaaacTAGATCATACAGAGAACAATGAAGTAAAAACAGTGTAATATAATAAACACTGAAACAAAGCAATactggggggtggaggggtgggtgcCTGAAATTTTTCACAGATAATCCTCTCAGAGTTAAGCTCTTTAAAGTCCCATTCATTTCATGAATTGAACGTCTTGAATCCCTCTCGCAGAAATGAATGGGACTTTAATACTTCCATGTTTTAGGCATAATGTAATAGATCTTATTCATGCTTCACCTCTTCTTCCTCAGcagcttccttctcctcctcctcatctccctCTTTCTCATCCACATCTTCCTTCTGTTCTTCATTGTCTTCATTGTCTTCATTGTCGTTGTCATCTTCACGTTCTTCATCAGACATTTTCAGTCGCTGGGACTTTTGGGACACAGAAAGAAATCAAAAGGGGTGTTGGAAACTGGCTGGCTGGAGATGGCGAATACAGAGTGCGCACTCAGCTAGGAATATTCCGCATCTTTCCAATATAGTCGTTTCTCACCGCCTCTAGGGCAGGAGACCAACAAACACTCCATGGCTCAATTAAACCACATTTTATATACCCGTATGCTGGGGTTTATTCTTGCAGGAAATGCCCTACATTGAACTAGACTCCACCCTCTGTCCCAATTATGATAATAAAAGGCCTGAGAGGCGATCCTGCAGAAGTCAACTACAGTCTTGAAACTGACGTTCCTAAGCCATGGTCCTTTTCTGAGGTGACCACTAAATAAAAAGGAAGAATGCAAGGCTGTAGAtgttcagaaggggggggggggcggtagcaGTACTGGCaggcgctagggttgccaattcaagcaatatctggagactttgggggtggagccagcagactttgggggtggagccagcagacactggggtggcgccaggagcaaggctgtgacaagcataactgcacttcaaagggagttctggccatcacattcaaagagtgcgcacaccttttaaatgctttccctccactggaaataatgaaggatagggggcaccttctttgggggctcatagaattggaccccctggtccaatccttttgaaacttggtgggcattttggggagatgcactggatgctatgctgaaaatttagtctttaactaaaaaaaaaaaaaaaaacggtcccccccaaaaccccagataccagcaaatcaattccccattataccctatgggaatcagtctccatagggaataatggagtgcccagcagacatttccctcccccctcccgccttctgatgaccctgaagcttccaaaccgggggatcccctgcccccgcctggggattggcaaccctatcaggcacAGTCTAACTGGGATTCCTCTTTAACGCCTCAGAAACCTGGTTGGCTTCTTTTGCCCCTAATAATCTTGAATTCTTACATTTCAGCTGGGGCCACTTCTGACTCTCCCAAAATAGTCCCC is drawn from Heteronotia binoei isolate CCM8104 ecotype False Entrance Well chromosome 4, APGP_CSIRO_Hbin_v1, whole genome shotgun sequence and contains these coding sequences:
- the LRRC23 gene encoding leucine-rich repeat-containing protein 23, whose product is MSDEEREDDNDNEDNEDNEEQKEDVDEKEGDEEEEKEAAEEEEPPVSNPLTEEHFKEGLSLLCKTGNGLAHAFVKFEAREKELTDITLIQIFIHLRYVDLSDNLLRDLSPLSCLTHLLWLKVDNNRLTSAAINELPYLQIASFASNRIKDTIGINHPRLTTLTLKGNEIEEISGLDPVKLSNLHTLELRSNSLKTTAGLYLPKLKYLYLAQNSISSLEGLENMTQLTTLHLRDNLLESLDGFSESMKALQYLNLRGNAIAQVEEAAKLQMLPMLRALVLLDNPCSEEGEYRLEVLVQLPRLERLDKDFFEEDERLDAEDIRQRRREEELEQEREREREKELELELVRHQGLAQEGTDGLGGP